The following proteins are encoded in a genomic region of Drosophila bipectinata strain 14024-0381.07 chromosome XL, DbipHiC1v2, whole genome shotgun sequence:
- the LOC108121741 gene encoding ubiquitin-conjugating enzyme E2 S, giving the protein MSSQYSNVENLSPQTIRQVMRELQEMETTPPEGIKVLINESDVTDVQALIDGPAGTPYAAGIFRVKLTLNKDFPQTPPKAYFLTKIFHPNVAANGEICVNTLKKDWKPDLGIKHILLTIKCLLIVPNPESALNEEAGKMLLERYDDYSQRARMMTEIHAQPAKCAAGAAGDSKDDDGPSTKKHAGLDKKLQDKKKEKLLKEKKRMLKRL; this is encoded by the exons ATGAGCTCG CAATATTCCAACGTGGAGAACCTGTCCCCGCAGACAATAAGGCAGGTGATGCGGGAACTGCAGGAGATGGAGACTACGCCGCCGGAGGGCATCAAGGTGCTGATCAACGAGAGCGACGTCACGGACGTCCAGGCGTTAATCGACGGTCCCGCCGGCACACCCTACGCCGCTGGCATTTTCCGCGTCAAGCTGACGCTAAACAAAGATTTTCCCCAGACGCCCCCAAAGGCGTACTTCCTAACCAAGATCTTTCATCCGAACGTCGCTGCCAATGGGGAGATCTGTGTGAACACACTGAAGAAGGACTGGAAGCCGGATCTGGGCATCAAGCACATACTTCTGACCATCAAATGCCTGCTGATCGTACCCAACCCGGAGTCTGCGCTCAACGAGGAGGCCGGCAAGATGCTGCTGGAGCGCTATGATGACTACTCGCAGCGGGCGCGAATGATGACCGAGATTCATGCCCAG CCCGCCAAGTGCGCGGCAGGCGCTGCTGGCGACTCCAAAGACGATGACGGCCCCTCGACAAAGAAACACGCCGGCCTGGACAAAAAACTGCAGGACAAGAAGAAGGAGAAGTTGCTCAAGGAGAAGAAGCGCATGCTGAAGAGATTATGA